In Festucalex cinctus isolate MCC-2025b chromosome 21, RoL_Fcin_1.0, whole genome shotgun sequence, one genomic interval encodes:
- the sf3b6 gene encoding splicing factor 3B subunit 6 gives MAMQAAKRANIRLPPEVNRILYIRNLPYKITAEEMYDIFGKYGPIRQIRTGNTPETRGTAYVVYEDIFDAKNACDHLSGFNVCNRYLVVLYYNANRAFQKMDTKKKEEQLKLLKEKYGINTDPPK, from the exons ATGGCTATGCAAGCAGCGAAACGCGCTAAc ATTCGACTGCCTCCAGAGGTGAACAGAATCCTTTACATTAGGAACCTTCCCTACAAGATCACAGCGGAGGAAATGTATGATATCTTTGGAAAATATGGACCAATACGTCAAATCAGAAC ggGTAACACACCGGAAACAAGAGGAACAGCCTATGTGGTTTATGAAGATATTTTTGATGCTAAAAATGCTTGTGATCACCTGTCAGGCTTCAACGTGTGTAACCGCTACCTGGTGGTTCTCTACTACAATGCCAACAGG GCATTCCAGAAAATggacacaaaaaagaaagaggaaCAGTTGAAGCTACTAAAAGAGAAATATGGCATCAACACAGATCCCCCAAAATAG